TGACCAACCTGGTTCTCCAGTTAAGAAGCGATGGTGGATCCAATGTGGGTGATACCGAGGGGGCCGGCATTTCATTGGATGGCAGCCTGTTCTCTTCCGCCGGCACCTACGCCGTTGAAGTCGCGGTTCTTTCGGATTCGAACAGTGTCGGGGCATTGGGCGTAAGTATTTATGATGCCGATATCGGTTCCGGCGGAACCAATAGCTACCGGCTGGATACGAAAATGAATTTGAAGAATGTCTGGCTCGATGTGAATGCTGTCGGTGATGCCTCGGCCACGCTGCTGACTCAGGCCAAGCTCGTTGCCGGCACCACCAATCAGGTTGTCTTTTCCTATGACGGCAGTGGCGATGTGGTTCTGATGCTGGGGGCCATGCAACGCTGGGTTGACGTCCAGAGTCTTCTTAAAATTGATGATATCAGCGTGGATGTGGCAGCCGCCAACAATGCACCGGTCTTTTCCGCCGATTCTATCACCAATCTGGCGGCGGGAGCGGAGGGGGCGGCCTACAGCGACACCATTGCCGGCACGGCGACGGATGTCGATCCGGATACAATTTCCTATTACAAGGTTTTCGGCCCAGACTGGCTGGTTGTTGCCTCCGACGGCTCCCTTTCGGGAACTCCGCCTAACGGAGCAGATGGACTTAACCGGTTCGAAATCTGGGTGACCGATGGAAATGGCGGCTACGACGGCGTCGATCTCGAAATCACCGTGACTGATACCCTGAACAATCCCCCGGTATTCACTTCAGATCCGATTTTAAAGAAGTTTGCCTTCGTCGACCTGGCCTACAGCGAATCGATGAGTGTGGACGTCTTCGACAACCAGGGTGACCCGATCACCTTCGCCAAGGTGGGTTATACGGGTTTCGGGGCGGACTGGCTGCAGATCAGTACAAATGGCACGCTGACCGGTACGCCCACAGGTGAAAATTTGGGGGCGGCCGAGTGGCAGGTGGAGATCAGCGACGGCTTGCTGGCGAGCACCGGCACACTGTCCATTACCGTGAATCCGCCTGCAATATGGTCGGAGAATTTCGAGACGGCGTCTCTGACCGATGCGGGGGCCGATGGTATTGCCTATGTACCTACCGATGTTACGACGAATGAATGGATCGGTGCCGACGGCAATGGTGCCGATATCATTGATTCAGGAACCTCAATGGAACTGAAGGTGTATTCCCGTAACCAGGCCGATGACCGGAACCGGGGCGCCGCAATTGCGCTTGGAGCAGACGAGTTCTCGGATGGAGCAGGCGATTATTTACTGAATTTCGACTATACATTCCGGAATCAGGGAAGCTTGGTCATTAAGATTTGGGAAACATCCGCGAATAGTGGAAGTTACGGCATGCAGGTGGAAGACACTACTACTGCTCCGGCGGACGGGTCGAATTTCGTGGTCGTGCCGACCGGCGATGCGGTCACGAATCTGCTCGTGACCCAGACCTATGGAGCGGGTGACGACGGTAAGAACCACACCATCGATTTCTCTTATGGAGGAATTGGCGATGTGGTCATCCAGATCTATTCCACCGGTAAATCCCGAACGCAGCGCGTCGATAACCTGGGCGTGTTCTTCGCTGAAGATCTGGCCAATCCATATGCAGTATGGGCCTCCTCTTATGAATTGGTTTACGGGCCGGAGGGCGACGATGATGAAGATGGTCTGAGCAATCTCTATGAATATGGTCTGGGTCTTGATCCGACCAATACGGTCGACCCCAATGCCGTTGCGGATGGTGCGTTGCCGACTTTTGGAAATGGTTCCGGAGGTATGGAATACATCCATGCACAGCGCACGGATGACAGTTCCCTGACATACTACCTGGAGCTCGACGGTGATCTTGTCAATGCGCCGGGTTGGACCAATGTCGGCTACACCGTAACAGGCACCAACATAACGGGGGGCACATTTGATTATGTTACGAATGCCATCCCGACGACTGACGCCCAGAAGTTCATTAGACTGGTTGTTGAGCAGCAGTAGGAATCTAGATTAACGGAATGTTTTCCGCCGCTTTGTCGGCGGGGATTAACAAAAGGAGAAAGCACATGATGAAAATGATAAGAATGATGGTTGGCCTGTCGCTGATGGCCGGAATCGCTTCGGCTACACCGATTCTGGATGAAACATTTGATACATCGGTCGGACTGGTCATTGATAACAATGCCCAGTTTACCAATGAGGTTGCCTGGGGGCAGTGGGTCGGCACCGCCGATGCTGTAGAGAATGTTGGAAGCTTGAAGGTGGTCGGTACCGATGGTAAGACGCGCGGTGTTTTTATCTCGTTGAATGAGTCTGAATTTGCCGATGAGGTGGCTGATTATCGATTGACACTTCATTGGTCGATGACGCTGAGTGCTGACAGTTATCTAAAGACCCAGATTTTCGAAGCGGATATCGGTTCCGGCGGTGTGGGTAACTATTATTTGATCGATTCCTATGCGGGTTCAGGCACCGGACCCAGCATGAGCACAACAGGGGATGCCTTCAAGAATCAGATTACCAATACGGTTTCGGTGGCCGGGATCGTTAATAATCAGGAACAGGTGATCGAATTCAGTACAGATGGGACGCATGATGTTGCGATGGTATTTGCTCATATGTCAACTTCAGCTACTAAAGGTGTACTCTATCTTGAAGATGTCCGCCTGGAAGTCATTCCTGAACCGGCGACGCTGGGTCTGGTTGTTGCGACCGGAACCGGTATTCTGTTCATCCGCCGCCGTCTCATGATGTAGGTTCCGGGTGCAGTTGAAATGAAGAACCTCCTCCTTGCGGGGAGGTTTTTTTCAGCCATGCCAAGAGCAGTAATGGGCAAAACATAATTAAAGAGAACAAGCAGGGATGCACTATGAAGAGAATCACGAGTACACTTTTAGTTGGAATGTTATGCCTTTCGGTTGTCGCGAAGCCGTCGCAGCCCAATATCCTCCTGATTCTGGCGGATGATCTGGGCTATGCGGATTTGAGTATCCATGGTTGCACGCAATTTAAGACGCCGAATATTGATTCCATCGGGCAGGGTGGGGTGCGTTTTAAGCAGGGCTATGTCAGCAATTCGGTCTGTGCTCCTTCGCGAGCCGGGCTGTTAACGGGCCGCACCGGGATCGGATTCGAAGGCAACGCGGATGCCGTGAATGGTCTTGACCTGAGTCTGGAGACCATGGCCGATACACTGAAACGTGCGGGTTACGGCACCTCCTGCATCGGCAAGTGGCATCTGGGAGCGCAGGATACGCACTATCCAACCCAGCGCGGATTTGATTATTTCTGTGGTCTGCGCGAGGGTTCCCGAACCTATTTTTATGACGAAAGCAACAGCGATTCGCCCGGTAATCCGCACGGCATCGAACTCAACGGAAAGCAGATCAAATTTGAGGGCTATCTGACCGATTTCCTGACCGACCAGGCGATCGGGGTGATCGACCGCCATACCGCATCCATGCCGGATAAACCGTTTTTTATGTATCTCTCCTACACCGCTCCCCATGGACCGATGCAATGCAAGCCCGGCACCGAAATCCAGAACCTGTCAACTAAAAGCGAAAAGCGCCCTGTTTATGCCGCCATGGTGGTTTCGCTCGATGAAGGGATCGGGCGTGTGCTTCAGACATTGGAAGACAAAGGGTTAAAAGAGAACACATTGGTTGTATTTCTGAGCGACAACGGTGGCCCGACCTACAAGAACGGTTCAAGTAATTGGCCGCTGAAGGGCAAAAAGGGATCAACCGATGAGGGGGGACTGCGTGTGCCGTTCTTGCTTCAGTGGCCGGAAAAAATCCCGGCGGGGCAAATTCGCGATGATATGGTTATCAGCCTCGACCTGCTGCCTACGTTTTCTTCGGTGGCCGGGGTTGAACCGCCGGAAAAGATGTCGGGACTCAACCTGATGCCGTATCTGACCAATCCACAAAATGCGCTTGCTGACCGTGGGTTTTTCTGGCGGCGGGCCGGGATGAAAAACTGCGCTTTGCGTTCGGGTGATTATAAGTGGATTGAAAACCGCAATAAAGGCGAGCAATACCTGTACAACCTGAAGGACGATATTTCGGAAAAGAATAACCTCGTTACAGAATTTCCCGAGGTGGCGGAAAGGATGAGGTCGGAATACGTGAAGTGGGAATCTACCATTCCTGACCCTCCCCCGGTTGAATCATCGTCTGAATAGAAGAACAAAAAGAAGGAGAGGAAAAAATGAGGGCGAGCATATTGGCATGGGTGGTTTTTGGGTGCCTCGGGGCCGTGGCGCAGCAGGAGCGGGTGGATACGCCGGACTGTAACAGTCTTTCCGATTATGCAAACGGAGGAAGCTGGAACGAATTTCGCTTTGAGGTGGTAGAGCGGGTGGATGATGCGCTTGCCAACGATGGCAATGCTTTCAAGTGTATACGCGGCAAGGATTTTTTCGGCAAGGAAGTGTATGGTTATGACCGGCTGGACAGCGGCACGGCGCAGTCGATCATTCCATGCCCGGAACCGGGATCGCAGTATGTTTTTTCAGCCCGGGCACGGTTGAGCGGGGCGGGAAACAACGGCAGGGTTTTCGTGGAGTTCATCAATGATGCCGGTGTCAAAACCAATGCAGTCGAGTTCATAGTAAGTGCTGCGAACTATACCGATTTTTCGCAGACCTTTACGGTTCCGTCCGATGCGGTCTGGTGCCATGTGTGGATTCTGCAGAACGATCCGCAGGATGCCGCCATGCTGGTGGATTCTGTTTCGCTGAAATCAGCTGACCCCGATGACACACCCGCAGTGCCGACCGGGTTGGCGATTGACGACAAAAGCTCCTCTATGGTGCGTTTGCAGTGGAACGCCGTGGCCGGGGCGAACGGATACCTGATTGAGCGAAAGCATGATTCAGATAACAGCACCAAATGGAGAACGGTTGTCAGAACCTTTGAAGGTGGCGGGCAGACCAACTTCCTGGATGCTGTGGATACTTCGACATCCAAAGTTCTCGAGCCCGGCGTAAAATATGACTACCGCATATCCGCATTCGGCGACTACGGGAATTCGGCCGCTTCGAGTGTGGTGTCTGTGACGCTGGATACGCGTACGGACTCGCCTGGCGGTACAACCTACTATATCGATGCGACGGGCGGCAGCGATTCTAATGCGGGGACCTCGGAGGGCACGGCCTGGCAAAGTTTTATTCCGCTTGATCGCCTGAATCTGGCGGCGGGCGATTCCGTCTTTCTGAAAAGAGGCGAAAGCTGGAATGAGCCGATGAACCTGCACGGCGGCGGTGCGGCGGGCAGCGAAGTTGTGGTTTCTTCGTATGGATCCTCAACCAATAAGCCGATCATCAACGTGGAGTCGCGGGCGCACGCAGCCATCCGCATGATCGATGTCTCACACGTCCGGATTTCCGATCTTGAGATTGCCAACTTTCATCCTTTCCATCGGAAGGTGCGGCGTTATGCGTTGGAAGCGGGATCCTGGCAGGCGGTTGGTGTGACCAATCTGCATTTCAATAATCTGTTCGTCAATGGCGTCCGCTGTGTGGCTAACCGTGGCGATGGGGGGTCGGCTTCGGACGGGCGCGGCGGTGCCGGCTTGCGGGTGGTCGGTAATATCCGGAGCGAGGATACGAAGGAAATGATCTATGATGTGAGCATAACCGATTGCCGTTTTGAAGATGTTGAAATGTTTTCGATGCACCTACACGACATTGATGGGCTGGTGGTTTCCAACAATGTGGCCGAACGCTCCGGTTTTTGTGCAATCCTGACCCGCCGCCTCTTTAATGCGGTGATTTCCCATAATCGCTTTTACGATGGCGGCTATTATGAAACCTGCGACGATAATGCGCACATCGGTTTCTACGGTGGCAGCGATGTGGTGATTGAGCACAACCTGATCGATACCACGCATAATACCGCTTCGGGGCAGTCCATGAATTTTGATGGCACCGACAACTATACGATTCAGTACAACTATATGAAGGACAGCGAAGCGGGCAGCTTCGTACTGAACCACCAGGCATCAAACAATGTGTTCCGGTACAATGTCTCTGAAGGGATCGGTGAAACCCAGTGGATGCGGAACCTCGGGGCGCTCGATACGCATATCTACAACAACACCGTTTACCTGAAGCCGGGCCAGGATGTAAATTTTATCTATAACGGCCACACCATCAATGCCGCGGAGGACCCCGCAACGAATGTGTGGTGCCATAACAATATTTTCTACAGCGCCGGCGGAACCATCACGGGCGATTTAATCAACAGCATTCCGGGTTCGTCAGGGATATTCATCAGCAACAATGTCTATTATGGAACCTTTACCGAGTTGCCGGTGGAAGATGGGCATCCGCTGTATGCCGATCCGCAGTTCGAGGGGCCTATTGGCTCGGGAAGTGTTGACGGTTTCCAACTCTTGGAAACTTCGCCCTACATCGAGTCAGGTATAATTATCTCGAACAACGGAGGCCTCGATTATTGGGGTACCCCGGTGTCCGCTACCAATGCCCCCTCTATCGGTGCCCACCAACCGGTCGGCATTTCCGCTCCAACGTTGATTTGGGAAGAGACCTTTGCCGGACAGACGATGACGGATCCGGCGGATAATCCTGCAAAAAACATTGCAAAGCAGTACAACGATTTGTGGATAGAATCAAATGGCGGGGTAACAAACGGCGGTGATGGTGCGAGGGCTATTCTTTCGACCGGCGGAAGCGGACAATCCCGGGATATGTATTATATTCTTTCGGGTGATTCGATCGGTGCTGGTGATTACGAACTGACGTTGGAAGTTGACAATATCGGAAATAACGGTTGGCTGGATGTTGCTGTTTTCGATGTGTACAACGGTACCGGCACGTCCGGGGACTGCGTGGAGTATGATTTCCTTGGTGGACAGGGCGCCACATTCGGAGCAACGATGGGGCCGAGCCCTGTATCCGGCGCCCCGACTGCCAAGACAAACCAATTGGGTACAACGCTTCGTATCGGCGGACTGGCCGACAACGATGTGCCATCGGTGGTCGGCATGCATACGATCCCGTTCTCGTATGATGGAAACGGTGACCTCGTCTTGGCTTTTATTGCAGGAGCAAATGTAAGCAATGGAAAGTCCAGCTATTTCGACAGCCTGCAAATCAGAAAGGTCAGCGATAATTCGGCATACAGCACATGGTCGAACAGCTACAGTCTGGTTTATGGGCCGGAGGGCGACGATGATGTTGACGGGCTGAACAACCTGGCCGAATACGGGATCGGCGGGAATCCAACCAATGGATTTGTGGACGGCAACCTTCCAACCTTTGGAAGCGGCTCGGCCGGACTTGAATACATCTATGCCTATCGTGCCGATGATGCAACGTTGGATTACACGCTCGAAACAACAACCAACCTGATTTCGAATGTCTGGACCAATACCGGATATAACGTGACGGGAACCAATCAGGCCGGCGGTACGTTCGGCTATGTGACGAACCTGATCGATTCCGCCGAAAGCAAAAGATTCATTCGCCTGAAAATTGAGAGGAATTGAGTCCAGTATGCGGGTGTTAGGGGTACTGATTGGAATTTTGGGTTTCGCTTTGGTTAGCAGCGCGCGTGAACGGCCGAATATCGTATGGCTGGTGAGTGAAGACAATTCGGCCGGTTGGTTGAGGCTCTATAGTGAAACCGGTGCACCGATGCCGAACATCGAAAAGCTGTCAAAACAGGGACTGGTTTTTAATCATGCCTTTTCCTGCGGAGCAGTTTGTTCGGTGGCTCGCAGCACGATTATTTCCGGTTGTTATGCACCGCGCACCGGTACCCA
This DNA window, taken from Pontiella desulfatans, encodes the following:
- a CDS encoding right-handed parallel beta-helix repeat-containing protein — translated: MRASILAWVVFGCLGAVAQQERVDTPDCNSLSDYANGGSWNEFRFEVVERVDDALANDGNAFKCIRGKDFFGKEVYGYDRLDSGTAQSIIPCPEPGSQYVFSARARLSGAGNNGRVFVEFINDAGVKTNAVEFIVSAANYTDFSQTFTVPSDAVWCHVWILQNDPQDAAMLVDSVSLKSADPDDTPAVPTGLAIDDKSSSMVRLQWNAVAGANGYLIERKHDSDNSTKWRTVVRTFEGGGQTNFLDAVDTSTSKVLEPGVKYDYRISAFGDYGNSAASSVVSVTLDTRTDSPGGTTYYIDATGGSDSNAGTSEGTAWQSFIPLDRLNLAAGDSVFLKRGESWNEPMNLHGGGAAGSEVVVSSYGSSTNKPIINVESRAHAAIRMIDVSHVRISDLEIANFHPFHRKVRRYALEAGSWQAVGVTNLHFNNLFVNGVRCVANRGDGGSASDGRGGAGLRVVGNIRSEDTKEMIYDVSITDCRFEDVEMFSMHLHDIDGLVVSNNVAERSGFCAILTRRLFNAVISHNRFYDGGYYETCDDNAHIGFYGGSDVVIEHNLIDTTHNTASGQSMNFDGTDNYTIQYNYMKDSEAGSFVLNHQASNNVFRYNVSEGIGETQWMRNLGALDTHIYNNTVYLKPGQDVNFIYNGHTINAAEDPATNVWCHNNIFYSAGGTITGDLINSIPGSSGIFISNNVYYGTFTELPVEDGHPLYADPQFEGPIGSGSVDGFQLLETSPYIESGIIISNNGGLDYWGTPVSATNAPSIGAHQPVGISAPTLIWEETFAGQTMTDPADNPAKNIAKQYNDLWIESNGGVTNGGDGARAILSTGGSGQSRDMYYILSGDSIGAGDYELTLEVDNIGNNGWLDVAVFDVYNGTGTSGDCVEYDFLGGQGATFGATMGPSPVSGAPTAKTNQLGTTLRIGGLADNDVPSVVGMHTIPFSYDGNGDLVLAFIAGANVSNGKSSYFDSLQIRKVSDNSAYSTWSNSYSLVYGPEGDDDVDGLNNLAEYGIGGNPTNGFVDGNLPTFGSGSAGLEYIYAYRADDATLDYTLETTTNLISNVWTNTGYNVTGTNQAGGTFGYVTNLIDSAESKRFIRLKIERN
- a CDS encoding Ig-like domain-containing protein yields the protein MMRKTGYILIASVLMAGLASAQIWSEDFDPAPVLNEDGFGEITNEWSTGQWIHTKASNVSNVVEGVTNLVLQLRSDGGSNVGDTEGAGISLDGSLFSSAGTYAVEVAVLSDSNSVGALGVSIYDADIGSGGTNSYRLDTKMNLKNVWLDVNAVGDASATLLTQAKLVAGTTNQVVFSYDGSGDVVLMLGAMQRWVDVQSLLKIDDISVDVAAANNAPVFSADSITNLAAGAEGAAYSDTIAGTATDVDPDTISYYKVFGPDWLVVASDGSLSGTPPNGADGLNRFEIWVTDGNGGYDGVDLEITVTDTLNNPPVFTSDPILKKFAFVDLAYSESMSVDVFDNQGDPITFAKVGYTGFGADWLQISTNGTLTGTPTGENLGAAEWQVEISDGLLASTGTLSITVNPPAIWSENFETASLTDAGADGIAYVPTDVTTNEWIGADGNGADIIDSGTSMELKVYSRNQADDRNRGAAIALGADEFSDGAGDYLLNFDYTFRNQGSLVIKIWETSANSGSYGMQVEDTTTAPADGSNFVVVPTGDAVTNLLVTQTYGAGDDGKNHTIDFSYGGIGDVVIQIYSTGKSRTQRVDNLGVFFAEDLANPYAVWASSYELVYGPEGDDDEDGLSNLYEYGLGLDPTNTVDPNAVADGALPTFGNGSGGMEYIHAQRTDDSSLTYYLELDGDLVNAPGWTNVGYTVTGTNITGGTFDYVTNAIPTTDAQKFIRLVVEQQ
- a CDS encoding sulfatase — translated: MKRITSTLLVGMLCLSVVAKPSQPNILLILADDLGYADLSIHGCTQFKTPNIDSIGQGGVRFKQGYVSNSVCAPSRAGLLTGRTGIGFEGNADAVNGLDLSLETMADTLKRAGYGTSCIGKWHLGAQDTHYPTQRGFDYFCGLREGSRTYFYDESNSDSPGNPHGIELNGKQIKFEGYLTDFLTDQAIGVIDRHTASMPDKPFFMYLSYTAPHGPMQCKPGTEIQNLSTKSEKRPVYAAMVVSLDEGIGRVLQTLEDKGLKENTLVVFLSDNGGPTYKNGSSNWPLKGKKGSTDEGGLRVPFLLQWPEKIPAGQIRDDMVISLDLLPTFSSVAGVEPPEKMSGLNLMPYLTNPQNALADRGFFWRRAGMKNCALRSGDYKWIENRNKGEQYLYNLKDDISEKNNLVTEFPEVAERMRSEYVKWESTIPDPPPVESSSE
- a CDS encoding PEP-CTERM sorting domain-containing protein (PEP-CTERM proteins occur, often in large numbers, in the proteomes of bacteria that also encode an exosortase, a predicted intramembrane cysteine proteinase. The presence of a PEP-CTERM domain at a protein's C-terminus predicts cleavage within the sorting domain, followed by covalent anchoring to some some component of the (usually Gram-negative) cell surface. Many PEP-CTERM proteins exhibit an unusual sequence composition that includes large numbers of potential glycosylation sites. Expression of one such protein has been shown restore the ability of a bacterium to form floc, a type of biofilm.) produces the protein MMKMIRMMVGLSLMAGIASATPILDETFDTSVGLVIDNNAQFTNEVAWGQWVGTADAVENVGSLKVVGTDGKTRGVFISLNESEFADEVADYRLTLHWSMTLSADSYLKTQIFEADIGSGGVGNYYLIDSYAGSGTGPSMSTTGDAFKNQITNTVSVAGIVNNQEQVIEFSTDGTHDVAMVFAHMSTSATKGVLYLEDVRLEVIPEPATLGLVVATGTGILFIRRRLMM